DNA sequence from the Acidobacteriota bacterium genome:
GCGACAACGCGGGGACGACCCGGCCAACGACTGCTCGATCCGGCCGACGCTCGACGCGAGGCCGAAGAGATCATGGCCCAGTTCGACGTGATCTACCCCGACGATGCGGTGCTGCGCATGGCCCTGCGCGGGGCGGCGGCCTACGGCCTGTCCTGGTTCGACGCGCACCTGTGGGCCTACGCCGAAGTCCATGGCCTGTCTGAACTCCTGTCCGAGGACTTTCAGCACGGCCGCATGTACGGGACGGTCACCGTACACGATCCGTTCCGCGACGCCTGATCTTCCGGGACGATCTGGCGGCTCTACCGGCCGCGGACGGGAATCCCCTGCCGGTACTGCTCGAGCCTGCGGTTCAGCATCTCGACCAACCGCTCCCGATCGGGCGAGTCGTTCCGCGCGTCGCCGACGATCTCGAGCGCCCTCTCCACCGTCCGCGCCGCCGCTGCGAAGTCGCCGGTCTCGGCCTGGGCGGCCGCCAGCGTCTCGAGCAGAGCCGGCTCGGCGCCGCCTGCTACCGCGTTCAGTTCGAGGGCGATCAGAAGAGCGAACTGGCCGTCACGCCGAGCGGCATCCGGATGGGTCGCCAGGGTCCAGGCGATGTCGTTGCCCCGCGCCAGGAGGTTCCGGTCCTCGAGGTAGGCGCGACGGAGGTGTTCCGCGCCCTCGGCGGCGCCGGCCGGACCGCTGCGGATCAGGGTCAGGCCGAACTCGTGCCGGCCAGCGGCGTGATCGGGGTCGTGCGAAAGCAGCGCCCTGTAGTTCTCGATCGCCTCTTCCAGGCGGCCCGCCGCGGCCGCGATCCGGGCCGCTCCGTAGAGCGCTTCGGTGTCCCGCGGTTCGACTTCGAGGATCGCCCGGTAGTGTCCCCAGGCGGCGCCGAGTTCGTCGCTGCGGACAGCGGCTTCCGCCAGGACCCGATGCGCTTCGACGTGGCGCGGATCGAGGGTGACGACGGCCGCGAACTGCTCCATCGCCTCCCGCAGGCGCTCCGCCTTGCCGAGCAACTGGCCGTAGAGATACCTCAGTTCCACGTCCCGCGGGCTCACCTCGACCGCGCGGCCGAGCTCCCGCACCGCATCATCCGTGCGTCCCTCCCGGTCGAGCAGCTCGGCAAGGCGCACCCGTGCCGACACGTCTCCCGGATCGGCGGCGAGCGCCGCCTCGGCCTGCGCCCGCACCGAGCCCGTGTCGCCAGCGTCGAGAAGAGCGTTCTGCCAGGCGGCCCGCGCGGCCGGATCGTCGGGTTCGAGGTCGAGAGCGGCGCGGGCGTACCTGGCCGCGGCTTCGTTGTCCCCACGCCGGCCTTCGAGCACCGTCAGGCGCTGGAGCGACTTGAAGAGGCGGTCCCGCGCCCCCTGCCGCTCGAACGACGCTCCACCGCCATCGTCGAGGCGCGCCTGCTCGACCTCCACCGAACGCCGCAGCAGGGCTACCGACTCCTCGGGAAACCGCTCCTCGTAC
Encoded proteins:
- a CDS encoding PIN domain-containing protein produces the protein MAARVLIDTNVLVYRYDHRFPKKQSTASAVLREYLRTGVARVPHQAIVEFVAATTRGRPGQRLLDPADARREAEEIMAQFDVIYPDDAVLRMALRGAAAYGLSWFDAHLWAYAEVHGLSELLSEDFQHGRMYGTVTVHDPFRDA